The DNA segment ACTTTTCAAGTATTTCATTCTGGTCTCTAACATATATGGGCCTATCTACAAGTGATCCATTAGGAGCAGCTGTAGACAGAAAGAATAGAAAAGGGTCAGTGAGTTCAATGAATACTAGAAGAATGAACAAGTAAAAGAAAGTTTATTGACTTTTACAGGATCCAAAAGGATAAAATCGGGAAGGAACTTCATAGACAATTATTGGGTAGTATATGACGTGAGGCATTTGAATAAATGAAACGTGAGAATAGACTTACTTGGTTGGTCCCCTGCAGACACAGGCTCGATGGCACATGGCACTTCTGCACAATTTGCAAATGATATAAGTTATCATACTAATAGAATTGAAAGCTAACCACAGACGGCGTGTGTAATGCCCCCAAATTTCAGACTTCTTACCTAGTTAAACTCAATTACGACACCTAGGTCATTTAAACCAAACCGAAAATTGCTGTCTAAAGAAACTGTCTGAAGTTTGGATTAAAACTTTTGAGTCTCACTTCACCAACGAAAATAAACCTGCTAGTCCCAGAGAGTGAAATAACAACTTTGCTCAAACAAAAGAATCAAATGACTTATCTCTTTACAAGAATTCTAATCAAAGAATTTTAATCAAGCCACTACAACTTTAAACATAATAATGTGAGACCTCCAATTATGAACGTATATGAGAGGAAGGGTAAGAAGGGAGCTGTGCAGGCCAAAAGGGAGGTGGGGACCATCTGAGTATTGGTTCGTTGGTTGACAGTGTACGGAGGAGGGGACCAGTGGATGAAGGGTTTTTGTAGGGCTTGGGAAATGAGTGTGGAAGGGAGGAATGTTTTTGGGAGCAAGAGCTCACTGAAGGAGAGGCGCTCTCTCGAATAGCCAAGtatttcatttccatttcctTGTTTCTGTATTTCTTGTTCTTGTGATTTTGAGACCTCTGTTTGGCTTGTAATATCCTCTGATACTTTGGGATATTTGTTGATATATAATATTCACAGGGGCGATCATATTACCCTGTTTTGGTATTGTTAGGTGTTCCTTATTGGGTGTTCTTGTGTGTTTTTCTGTGTGCAGGGACTTGGATACCTAACAATAATGAACGGGAATAAAAACAAGCTTCTCCTGGACAAGTTTAACAACTCAAATACATAATCTAGAAGTTAACCAACAGCCACTAACCTCAAGCTCAAAAACACACAACAATAGCTCCACAAACGAATGGAATAACCTCAACACATTCACAAACTAAACTAAACCCAACTACTTGAAAGAATCAACTAGACTATCCAAATGGAAAAGTAATCACTAAAAGTATGAATAACTTGCTACTGGTCCTTTTCATCACAAGGAAAACTAGAGCATCTCAAGGAGACAGACTAAGGCGAATAAATCATATATCCAAGAGTACTTCCAACTGCCCTTTGAGTTCCTTCAGTTCGTCTAGTTTCATTTGGTCAGGTGCCTTGGGGACATCCCAAAGAGATCCTAAAGAAGAACATCCACAAAATCCTTCACAACAGGCATAGAGTCTATGTTGGATCATTCCTAGCTAATGTTCACAACATTTGACAAAACGCCCAAGCCCCATGCTACAGGAGACGCTTAACCTTTAGGACCGATACCACCTCTGGACATCTGTGCTTCGCACCTTTGAACTTAAAATTTAGGTCACAGTCGGTCCACAGAAGGCATCCTTCTTGGCACAATCGATGGTGGTTTGATTAGCAGctaaccaatccatgcccaAGATTGCATCAAAGTTCTGTACATCCAATCTACTCAACATCTCTCCAAGAGTCTAGCccacaattaaaaaataataataataaataaatccaaCTTCACTACATGCATAGTTAGTAACATTGAACGAAACCAAACGATTGTACAGAAAGCAGGTAACCTGAAGGTTCTAGCTTTTAAGTCCACTTCTTGAACAAAGGAcgaagaaataaaagaatgactCGACCCCAAGTCAAAAACCACAGAAGTAGAAACTCTAAGAACCAATATAGTATTTCAATTAAAGAATTTACAAAGTGTCATATGGGTAAAAGATACCTTGTAAATTTTTTATAGGAACCATCTCAGTTCTTAGTTTTCCTGCTTTTGTGTTATTTGACTTGGGTCAAGTCCTccttttattcttcaacaagctAACTTAGAGCTAGAACTTCTAGGTTACCTGCTTTTGGTGTTTACTATATATGGTTCAGTGTTGCTAGCTAAGCAAGTAGTCAAGTTGGGAAACTTTTTATTTGGGGTCAGACTCTTGAAGCAAAGTTGATCATATTGGATATGTAGGACTTCAATAGTTCAACGTAATCTTGGGCATCAATTATTTAGATGTTAACCAAGCGTGGATCAATTGTGCTAAGAAAGAAGTCCCTTTCAGACCACCGTCAAAAGCCTGAATTTTAAGTTCAAAGGAACGAAGCATGGAGAGCCAAAAGGTATTGTCCACCCTAAAGACCAAGCACCTCTTGCAGCATAGTGCTTAGGTGTATTTGGAAAATGTTGTAGACGTTTCCTAAcctaatttgaaatttgggGTCTTCCATGTGTATTACGTAAAAGAACACTCTATGAACCACTTATTGGAGCATGACATTCAAGAGTAACTCAACTTGGAAAAACATAACTAATAAGTATTCAACCCTTAAACAGATACCAGACCCTCCAGTTATCATCAACTAAACCTTAAAAGAAGGTAAAAATGCAGGCAATGGAACTTGAGAACAATTATCTGCTATGAACTTGGGCAGTGAGTTCAAACTCACAACAAAGCACAAGCGGCATCAACCTAGACGACTAGTGATTTTGCCACATCATGAAGTTATCCCAAATAAAAGGCCAACTAGAACTATATACCATCTGAACACgaaacttcaaacaaaatatagaacataaatagaataataaaaaaccCAAGTCCAAAAGAACAGCACCTTTGTGTTTCTTGAAACAAACCAGAGAGCAGCTTCAAGCAAATTGAAAAGGAGAGGCCAGCACACAAATAAATGAAGGTCAGAGAGTTTTCAATAAAGACTACACGAAAATAACCTAAAACAAATCTTCTTATTTGTCTTACTAAGGTACAAGGCATAGGGGGCATTTGTATTTGGATGGTGCTTCATTGCAGACCTGACATTGCCGAGGACCCATAGAATGTTCaatttcttaatctcaaatGCTGCAAACCAAAAATGATGAGATTAGACCTATCAAGCTGGAAGTGAAGACAATTTTAAGCTTCTATCATCAATAATGAAGTTCAAATTCAGTCCGGACGGTTAAAAATTCACCAGAAGAACTAATGCTATAGCTGTTACTCGAACTACAACTTGATTCTTCCAGAACTATAGGCAGATTAACAAAAACAGATTGATGTAAATCACTACAAACAGATATATAAACTCCGAAAgcagaacaaaagaaaaaggaagaagaaaacgaaTTCAGGAAGTTTTAACCAAACAATCAGACTAAACGGATTCTGAAGAACAAAGCGGCGATAACAGAAGCAGAAGGAAATTAGAGGCTTCACCGGAGGGAGTTTGGCGCTGGCTTCACCGTCCGACGAGCGGGTTCTGTCAAAAACCGAAATACTCGAAAAGGAAGtattttgttgagaaatttGTACGAATGATCATCCAAAATGCCaaatgacctttttttttttt comes from the Benincasa hispida cultivar B227 chromosome 5, ASM972705v1, whole genome shotgun sequence genome and includes:
- the LOC120077141 gene encoding zinc finger HIT domain-containing protein 3 translates to MGPRQCQVCNEAPSKYKCPLCLVPYCSLVCFKKHKEVPCAIEPVSAGDQPTAPNGSLVDRPIYVRDQNEILEKLQLEAIASSSEIHSDLNHERLQKLILAIDSSPDPETELDKAMEDEAFHIFSTKISSIIGS